In Entomomonas moraniae, one DNA window encodes the following:
- a CDS encoding TatD family hydrolase: protein MSYLVDSHCHLDCLKLDDTENLASILEQARAKGIKHFLSIGVSKDNAETVCAIAAAHSDVHCTVGIHPLDLMDKEPVMLDWLLQAIDRPKVVAIGETGLDLYYQPETVKAQQASFELHLEAARLTGKPVVIHTRQARALTIDILKQANLRQAGVLHCFTEDWEMAKQALDLGYYISFSGIVTFRNADTLRDVAKKIPNDRILVETDSPYLAPVPYRGQSNLPIYVKDVAEFVAQLRGESFESFAEKTTNNFYRLFPLAKLIS from the coding sequence ATGTCTTATTTAGTAGATTCGCATTGTCATCTTGATTGTTTAAAGTTAGATGATACAGAAAACCTAGCCAGTATCTTGGAGCAAGCAAGAGCAAAGGGCATTAAACATTTTCTATCAATAGGTGTCAGTAAAGATAATGCAGAAACAGTATGTGCTATTGCTGCAGCGCATTCTGATGTTCATTGTACGGTAGGTATTCATCCCTTAGATTTAATGGATAAAGAGCCTGTTATGTTAGATTGGTTACTGCAAGCGATTGATCGTCCGAAGGTAGTAGCCATTGGTGAAACAGGGCTGGATTTATATTATCAACCAGAGACCGTCAAGGCACAGCAGGCTTCTTTTGAGCTTCATTTAGAAGCTGCACGTTTAACAGGAAAACCTGTCGTTATTCATACCCGCCAAGCACGAGCATTAACCATTGATATTTTAAAGCAGGCCAATCTAAGGCAGGCAGGTGTTTTGCATTGTTTTACTGAAGATTGGGAGATGGCTAAACAAGCATTAGATTTAGGGTATTATATTTCTTTTTCAGGCATTGTCACTTTTCGTAATGCGGATACTTTAAGAGATGTCGCAAAAAAAATTCCAAATGATCGGATCTTGGTTGAAACGGACTCTCCTTATTTAGCCCCTGTCCCTTATCGGGGACAATCTAATTTGCCAATTTATGTAAAAGATGTTGCTGAGTTTGTTGCTCAGTTAAGAGGGGAGTCTTTTGAGTCGTTTGCAGAAAAGACGACAAATAATTTCTATCGCCTTTTTCCGCTAGCCAAGTTAATATCCTAA
- a CDS encoding PilZ domain-containing protein, with amino-acid sequence MSFMGGNSIINVSIPNKNVLYASYMPFVTDGGIFVRSQRKHSLGDEVFLLIDLLDEEEKLPVTGKVVWISPANQGNRVKGVGIQFSTSDSAPIREKISKYLAGLLEGNTQPTFTM; translated from the coding sequence ATGTCATTTATGGGTGGTAATAGTATTATTAATGTAAGTATTCCGAATAAAAATGTACTATATGCGTCTTATATGCCTTTTGTAACAGATGGTGGGATATTTGTAAGAAGTCAAAGAAAGCATAGTTTAGGTGATGAGGTTTTTTTATTGATCGATTTGCTAGATGAAGAAGAAAAGCTCCCTGTTACAGGTAAAGTCGTTTGGATATCACCTGCAAATCAAGGTAATAGAGTAAAAGGTGTCGGGATTCAGTTTTCAACAAGTGATTCTGCACCAATTAGAGAGAAAATATCTAAATATTTGGCTGGATTATTAGAAGGTAATACACAACCAACATTTACCATGTAG
- a CDS encoding DNA polymerase III subunit delta', with amino-acid sequence MLDKLLPWQQMLWQQMVSNKKLAHAYLFYGKKGIGKYLFAERLAHYWLCLSPVHEQPCGQCKSCHLLLGSGAHPDIFHLMPEDSEFIKVNQIRALIDFINQTPQISPCKVVLLEPAEALNLNAANALLKSLEEPAGNSRLILVSHQIGQLLPTIKSRCIQQLCPLPKQENALLWMGEALPDLTKEQLSQLSMLAGNAPLYAVELHQQGILAQRELVVADMKKLLKQQVVVSQVAEAWNAIPLLVIFDWFCQWIHTILCFQVTGDKNTLGAEDMQKVLGYVADKSTPENVRQLQNKLLQERQKVLAKANLNRVLLLESVLIDWINLLQAR; translated from the coding sequence ATGCTTGATAAGTTGCTACCTTGGCAGCAGATGTTATGGCAACAAATGGTAAGTAATAAAAAGCTAGCGCATGCCTATTTGTTTTATGGTAAAAAAGGGATAGGAAAATATTTATTTGCTGAGCGCCTTGCTCATTACTGGCTATGTCTTTCACCAGTCCATGAGCAGCCTTGTGGGCAATGTAAAAGCTGTCACTTGCTTTTAGGAAGTGGTGCTCATCCTGATATTTTTCATTTAATGCCCGAAGATTCAGAATTTATAAAAGTGAATCAGATTCGTGCATTGATTGATTTTATTAATCAAACGCCGCAAATATCACCCTGTAAGGTTGTTTTATTAGAGCCGGCAGAGGCATTGAATTTAAATGCAGCTAATGCCTTATTAAAGAGTTTGGAAGAACCAGCAGGAAATAGCCGTCTTATTTTGGTGAGTCATCAAATAGGCCAACTATTGCCCACCATAAAAAGTCGATGTATACAGCAGTTGTGCCCATTACCTAAACAAGAGAATGCTTTGTTATGGATGGGAGAGGCGTTACCTGATCTAACGAAAGAACAGCTATCACAACTGTCGATGTTGGCAGGAAATGCGCCACTTTATGCTGTTGAGTTACACCAGCAAGGTATCTTAGCACAACGTGAGTTAGTAGTGGCTGATATGAAAAAATTATTGAAGCAACAGGTTGTTGTGAGTCAAGTGGCAGAAGCTTGGAATGCTATACCGCTATTGGTTATCTTTGATTGGTTTTGTCAGTGGATACATACTATTTTGTGTTTTCAAGTAACAGGCGATAAAAACACACTGGGTGCAGAGGATATGCAAAAGGTATTAGGTTATGTAGCAGATAAATCAACGCCAGAAAATGTAAGACAGTTACAAAATAAGTTACTACAGGAAAGACAAAAAGTATTAGCCAAGGCTAATTTAAATAGAGTTTTGCTATTAGAGAGTGTGTTAATTGACTGGATTAACTTACTTCAAGCAAGGTAG
- the tmk gene encoding dTMP kinase, protein MFITFEGPEGAGKSTNIAYLAKSLEKAGYSVLVTREPGGTVLSEKIRELLINPDFKGMAVDTELLLVFAARAEHLNQVILPALKRGQVVLCDRFTDATYAYQGGGRGIDETKIALLENLVQGSLRPDLVFLFDLDADIGLSRVKNSRQGLDRFEQESLDFFEAVRAAYWHRAKQDMKRFRIVNAGQTLEEVQLQLDNYLIEILGYLNA, encoded by the coding sequence ATGTTTATAACATTCGAAGGGCCAGAGGGTGCAGGAAAGTCTACGAATATAGCTTATCTTGCTAAAAGCTTAGAAAAAGCGGGATATTCTGTTTTAGTCACTCGTGAACCAGGTGGTACAGTATTATCCGAAAAAATTCGTGAATTATTGATTAATCCCGATTTTAAAGGAATGGCCGTTGATACTGAGTTGCTATTAGTTTTTGCCGCACGAGCAGAACATTTGAATCAAGTTATTTTACCTGCTCTTAAGCGTGGTCAGGTAGTATTGTGTGACCGTTTTACTGACGCAACCTATGCCTATCAAGGTGGTGGTAGAGGTATTGATGAAACTAAAATAGCCTTGTTAGAAAACTTAGTGCAAGGTAGTCTAAGACCTGATTTGGTGTTTTTGTTTGACTTGGATGCTGATATTGGTTTATCTCGTGTTAAAAATTCAAGACAAGGATTAGATCGTTTTGAACAAGAAAGTCTAGATTTCTTTGAGGCGGTTCGCGCCGCTTATTGGCATCGGGCAAAACAAGATATGAAACGATTTCGTATTGTGAATGCTGGCCAAACATTGGAAGAAGTTCAATTGCAACTTGATAATTATTTAATAGAAATTTTAGGGTATTTAAATGCTTGA
- the mltG gene encoding endolytic transglycosylase MltG: MMRIFLIAVVTVIILIGAVGGIGYWKYNAALEQPLMITNEQTIIVPKGASPNAMFSLLEKKGIITDASFLRLYWRLEKKGHTIHAGEYLLKPGMDIKQLISIWLKGEVVLYKITLVDGWSFKQVRAALGKQEALKLITQEMTDQAIMDKLGVSDVHPEGQFFADTYVYMRGDTDLSILQQAHKRLVDELDDAWQNRADDLPYKTPYQALIMASIIEKETGVAEERPKIAGVFIRRLEKGMLLQTDPTVIYGMGDSYKGKITRADLKKETPYNTYVISGLPPTPIAMVSRKAIDAALHPEEGKFLYFVANGDGSHVFSESLTEHQRAVRKYQLNRRADYRSSPPPQESK; encoded by the coding sequence ATGATGCGAATATTCTTAATTGCTGTTGTTACTGTTATTATTTTAATAGGCGCTGTGGGTGGTATTGGTTATTGGAAATATAATGCGGCATTAGAGCAGCCGCTGATGATAACTAACGAGCAAACCATTATTGTCCCGAAAGGGGCATCGCCTAATGCAATGTTTTCTCTTTTAGAAAAGAAGGGCATTATTACAGATGCCTCTTTTCTTCGACTCTATTGGCGTTTAGAGAAGAAAGGGCATACTATTCATGCAGGTGAATACCTTTTAAAACCTGGTATGGATATTAAACAGCTTATCTCCATTTGGTTAAAGGGCGAGGTAGTTCTTTATAAAATTACGTTGGTTGATGGTTGGAGTTTTAAACAAGTAAGAGCTGCTTTGGGCAAACAAGAAGCCCTTAAGTTAATTACTCAAGAAATGACAGATCAAGCAATAATGGATAAGCTAGGTGTGTCAGATGTTCATCCTGAAGGCCAGTTCTTTGCAGATACTTATGTTTATATGCGCGGTGATACAGATTTAAGTATTCTACAACAAGCACATAAGCGTCTTGTTGATGAGTTAGATGATGCTTGGCAAAATAGAGCAGATGACTTGCCTTATAAAACCCCTTATCAAGCACTCATTATGGCATCTATCATAGAAAAAGAAACTGGTGTGGCGGAAGAAAGACCAAAGATTGCTGGAGTCTTCATTCGTCGCCTAGAAAAAGGGATGTTGTTACAAACAGATCCAACGGTTATTTATGGAATGGGTGATAGCTACAAAGGTAAAATTACCCGTGCCGATTTAAAGAAAGAAACACCTTATAATACTTATGTTATTTCAGGTCTACCCCCCACACCTATTGCGATGGTGAGTAGAAAAGCGATAGATGCAGCACTTCATCCTGAAGAAGGAAAGTTCTTATATTTTGTTGCTAATGGCGATGGTAGCCACGTGTTTTCTGAAAGTTTAACTGAACACCAACGGGCTGTTCGAAAATATCAATTAAATCGTCGTGCAGACTATCGTTCTAGCCCACCACCACAGGAATCGAAGTAG
- the fabF gene encoding beta-ketoacyl-ACP synthase II, which translates to MSQRRVVITGLGIVSPVGNDVVSSWQSIIEGKNGVEPLTDVDFNISEFPTRFGAPVKNFSVEPYLSVKDARKMDVFIQYGVVAGMQAVEDSGLEITDSNRDRIGVVIGSGIGGLPNIQTNCDALANQGPRRVSPFFVPGAIINMTSGLLSINLGVHGPNYAIATACASGTHSIGMAARNIIHGEADVMIAGGAEKATCGIGLAGFSACRALSTRNDDPATASRPWDKDRDGFVLGDGAGVLVLEELEHAKARGARIYAELVGAGFSGDAYHMTAPTTDGKGAATCMRNTLRDAGLNIDQIDYINAHGTSTPVGDLAEVSAVKSVFGEQAYRFPISSTKSMTGHLLGAAGAIEAVFSTLAIRDQIVPPTINLKETSEGCDLDFVAGEARSSKIDTVLSNSFGFGGTNGSLIFRRFS; encoded by the coding sequence GTGTCTCAAAGACGAGTTGTTATTACTGGCCTTGGGATTGTAAGTCCTGTAGGAAATGATGTAGTAAGCAGTTGGCAAAGCATTATTGAAGGTAAAAATGGTGTAGAACCATTAACTGATGTAGATTTTAATATTTCAGAATTTCCTACCCGTTTTGGTGCGCCTGTTAAAAATTTCTCTGTAGAACCTTATTTGTCTGTTAAAGATGCTAGAAAGATGGATGTTTTTATCCAGTATGGCGTTGTTGCAGGAATGCAGGCGGTAGAAGATTCTGGATTAGAAATTACAGACAGTAACCGTGATCGTATCGGTGTTGTTATTGGTTCAGGCATTGGTGGGCTACCCAATATTCAAACAAACTGTGATGCATTAGCCAATCAAGGGCCACGTCGTGTTTCCCCATTTTTTGTTCCTGGTGCAATTATTAATATGACATCAGGCTTATTATCTATCAACTTAGGGGTGCATGGGCCTAATTACGCAATAGCAACAGCTTGTGCCTCAGGTACACATAGTATTGGTATGGCTGCGCGTAATATCATTCATGGTGAAGCCGATGTAATGATTGCAGGTGGTGCAGAAAAAGCTACTTGTGGCATTGGTTTAGCTGGCTTTTCGGCTTGCAGAGCACTCTCTACACGTAATGATGATCCTGCAACGGCCAGTCGCCCTTGGGATAAAGATCGTGATGGTTTTGTACTTGGTGATGGAGCAGGGGTATTAGTTCTTGAAGAGCTCGAACACGCTAAAGCGCGTGGTGCAAGAATCTATGCTGAGTTAGTAGGAGCAGGCTTTAGTGGTGATGCTTATCATATGACAGCACCAACCACAGATGGTAAAGGGGCTGCTACCTGCATGAGAAATACATTACGCGATGCTGGGCTTAATATTGATCAAATAGATTATATTAATGCACATGGTACTTCTACACCTGTTGGTGATTTGGCTGAAGTATCAGCAGTTAAGTCAGTTTTTGGTGAACAAGCGTATCGATTCCCTATTAGCTCAACTAAATCAATGACTGGACACTTATTAGGTGCTGCGGGAGCTATAGAGGCAGTGTTTAGTACACTCGCTATCCGTGATCAAATCGTACCACCAACGATTAACCTAAAGGAAACAAGTGAAGGATGCGATTTAGATTTCGTTGCAGGTGAAGCGAGATCTTCGAAAATAGATACAGTATTATCAAACTCATTTGGATTTGGTGGAACCAATGGTAGCTTAATTTTCCGTCGTTTTTCTTAA
- the acpP gene encoding acyl carrier protein, with protein MSTIEERVKKIVAEQLDVKEEEVTSNASFIEDLGADSLDNVELVMALEEEFELEIPDEQAEKIGTVQDAVNYISANIEE; from the coding sequence ATGAGCACCATTGAAGAACGCGTCAAGAAAATTGTAGCAGAACAACTTGATGTTAAAGAAGAAGAGGTTACTAGTAATGCTTCTTTCATTGAAGATCTAGGTGCAGACTCTCTTGATAATGTTGAGCTGGTAATGGCTCTGGAAGAAGAGTTTGAATTAGAGATCCCTGATGAACAAGCTGAAAAAATTGGTACTGTTCAAGATGCTGTAAATTATATTTCTGCAAATATTGAAGAATAA